catttgtCAAATGTAAAGCAGACATCGACATTCACTTAATTTAAAACagaaaagttaaaatatttAGCACTGAGAGCACAAAACTAGCAACAATAAACAATGATAAAGCAAGGTAGTTTTAGCTTTGATTTACAGCTGCAGCTACTTTTCCTTAAAACAATACTTTCTGATACTTATGGAAAGACTTTTAGTGTCAATTTGAtaatagcaacaacaaaaagcacatACAGGAGGGGTGATATGATCAGTATTGATTCAATTGTTTATTGACCAACCAAAAGgctttgttcatttctttgtttctgtACTTTTTACTACATTGGCTAATTGccttttttgagaatttttctcatgtttattcattattattagtgTAGTGAggaaacagctgacatttggtgatgctaccactggtttccccaccaaaTGACGTCTAAGagacgagcgcagaaattccatactgatgacgcatcacttGAATCAATTTCCCAcacggcacgaccaatcagaagcactacccagatctgggtagtgacgcgtcatcagtatggaatttctgcacttgtttctcagccatcatttggtggggaaaccagtagtagtgtcgccaaatgttggctgttttctcaggctgttGTAGTGATTAAACAAAGCTGGTAAACACAGTTAATGGAGACAGTTCTGTAAAAGTACTAAACAATGTGCATATTAAAAATAAGTTTCTGGGCCAAtttgttttcaatattttctGCCGTAGAGTTCTTACCTTTGTCCTTTTCTGAATCTTTTTCTTCAGGGGAGATTGTGTCATGGTGTTGCTTATCAGTACTATCAAGTACCACGCTTAGCATTAACTCATCACCTTCACTGTTTTCTTTTGATGGCTGAGTGTCAGTGATTGCACTTTCTCTATTCCTTGCATTTTGTGTTGAATATCGCTTTCTTTTCTTGAGCAGTGATGTCACATTACGCTTTAGTCGAACTGTAAATTTCTCTTTTCCCGGTTTCTCCTTCTCCATActtgatattaaaaaaagcaaaacaaattaactgtAAGGCAGGTCAGTGTAGTGACAGACACAACTTTCATGCTTGTATGAGATTGGAACTCTTGACCTCCATGATACCTGTGCAATTACAGATTGAGAAAAGGGCCTCTGCTAAACAGCTTTGTCCATACATAGGCCCAGCTGATGAACCCCAATAAGGgcaaaacagctgtccatggctgccactgcccgggtgatatggctgtgcgcatgcgtgaagtATTGGCCAGGCTGTGGGTTGGTTCATgagtgccccttgctttaagctTATCTTGTTAATgcaaatatttacttttgtcaATAAAATGTCACATTCAAGTCTAATTTGTAAAAATACTGGGGGAAACCAATTTTGCAGAACGATTTGCACTCACTAAGACTTAAGACTAAGACTCAAAATCTGCAGGAAAatctatctaaaaataaactgcacTGTGAAAAAGCTATGGCATGGGCACAAGGGAGTTCCTTGCTAAAGCTTATAGACTCCTGCTATTGCTtagctttttttattataatcaaCCTGATATGTACATAGTGCGTGCCTATGTTTTTCAGAGAAGGTTTTGTTATGACTATCCATGACTATCGCTCTTGCTTTCTTCGGCGAAACAATTTGCCGATCTTGTTTGAAAATAAGCGAAAAGTTGTATGTTTAAGAcactacaaagaaaaaacaacttcCACTATTATTGctccctcgaatctaaagctgtCTTATCACAAGTCATTTGCTCGAGTCTGTAGCACTACACTCGCTGGTCAACGTGAAGTTTGTAGCATGTAAAGCGTTACGTGTGAGGCTTGAATGACAACCTTTTCGTGATAAGAAGAAGTACTCCTAAAAATATGAATCACTTACCTGGTGGGCGCAAGGCCCGAATAAACACACAGAACCGAACAGCGTAAAGGTGTATTACAACAATCAAACTTCGATGGAAATGAAAGATCGCGGGCGGGTTACCGCGAGGGCGTCGTTTTTACGTCATAACCGAAGTCACATGGTCACCAGTCGACGTATTACCGCCTTATAAGTAGGTCTAAGTTGGCTTAAGTACCATGTAAGTATGTTCGACAGTCGTTTTTCCGGAACTGATTTCGTAACTTGTTGAGCATTTATTACGGTGGCCCACAAGGGACAACGCTTCTACTTGAAAATGTAGTGTCGTTCTGTAAAAATAcaactgttatttttagaattgaaCATCTTTCCTTAGAATTCTGCAATCGTTCCTTGTAAATCTGCGATCGTTCCTTAGAAAAATAGCTGTTCTGTGGAAACAGTCGCGAGCTTGTTCCGTAGAAATCTAGCTCTTCCGTGGTATAAGCCGTCGCTGTTCCGTAGAAATGTAGCTCTTCCGTAGAACTTCAATGCTTCCGTAGAAATGGAACACTTCCGTAGAAAGTTCAAACGTGTGCGCGCGCATTAGCCTGGGTGGGCACTGGGCATTAGCGCCTGGGTGTAATtctttgctcgccattttgcgtgcgttttaaaacatgaaacacGATGGTTTTTTGTCAAGTTTGTGAGACGAAAGTGCAAGAGGGTGGAAATTACTGCCATAACTGTGGAGCCGGAGTGGAATCATTTCAGAATGGTAAATCTAAATATATATTTGCCCTTTTGGATCATTACTGTGAACGCAATTTTGACAGTAGTTTTCTGCTTTCTTTAGACCCCGAAAGGGAGATTATTGAACGGTATTTCCATCTCGGGTACAAGTATAATGTGATCATTAATTTTTTGAGAAGTAAGCATGATATATGCATGAATGTACGAACACTTAAACGGAGGCTTGTGAAATACAAATTATCAAGAAATGAGACTTGGAGAAGTGAGGAAGAAGTAAAGAATATAATCAAGGAGGAAATGCAAGGGTCTGGTTGCCTGTCGGGTTACAGGAAAATGTGGCATTTGCTTAAAATAAAGTACAATATGCACGTCCCACGTAACATGGTTGCACAAATCTTGCATGATCTTGATCCTGAGGCAAGTagtttgagaaagaaaaagaagctcaAACGACGGCACTATCTATCCCATGGGCCAAATCAATGCTGGCACATCGATGGTAAGTTTAGTAATATTTGTACGAAGTCATAAGAGCATGAATGAACTGCATAGAACAAAGTAGTGTTTGTCTCAACTCAATACTTCCTATGTTCGCAAAACACAAGCCAAGCAAATTGatggcattttttgttttatattgcaATGATGTGTTTCTCAGCCCTTCTTCCATAACTTTGATTTGATATGTTCACAAGaaagtgtgattttttttactgcATCTCTATCATGTAGTGCTACTGACTTTGAGGGTAGAGGGTCTGGGAACTTATTGTCTGTGGATGCTTGTCTTTTGATCAGTTTTTTTGTTCTGCTAAGCTTTTTTAAGCATGCATAGACAATATTGTGCCAGCCTGGACCCTCTCCCAAGAGAATCACATTGCATAACAGAATTAGGGCCAGAACTGATTTATTGGCATCTTTTGCTTTGGCATGTAGTAGCTTAACAAAATTTTACACATGTagtattgtattatttttagTAAGGTCCTGTGTGAAGTGGATCCTTATTGTCATGATCATTACCATAATCGTTATTACATATTGAGGGAAAAagggataatttttttttatgttgatgTGTGAAGTAATTTTGCTGTCTTGGAATAAGGCATTTGTGAACACTTTTTACAGGTTACGACAAGTTGAAACCATTTGGATTTCCAATTCATGCAGGCGTGGATGGGTACAGCAGAAAGGTTCTATGGGTGGAGTTAGAAAGGTCCAACAATCTCCCTGAAATTACTGCAAGGTATTACTTAGAATGTGTTAAGGAGCATGGTTTCTGTCCCTTACAAACCAGAACAGATTGTGGTACTGAAAATGGCATTATAGCTGCCATGCAGTGTTACTTTCGATCAGAAGACAGTGCACCACACTCAGGGGAGTCTGCCCATATCTATGGAACATCAACTGGCAATCAAAGAGTAGAGAACTGGTGGTCTCACTATTGGAAGTCCTCTTCCAGTTGGTGGATTCAGTTTTTCAAAGACCTGTTAGATAGTGGGCGGGTTGATATTGCAAACGAAACCCATAAAGAATGTCTGTGGTTTTGTTTTCATGGTATTTTGCAGCAGGAACTAGATAAAATGAAACTATACTGGAATACACATCACATTAGACCATCGAGGCATGACACAGTTGGAGGAGTTCCCGATGTGTTGTTTCAACTACCTGA
The sequence above is a segment of the Porites lutea chromosome 3, jaPorLute2.1, whole genome shotgun sequence genome. Coding sequences within it:
- the LOC140930494 gene encoding uncharacterized protein, producing the protein MVFCQVCETKVQEGGNYCHNCGAGVESFQNDPEREIIERYFHLGYKYNVIINFLRSKHDICMNVRTLKRRLVKYKLSRNETWRSEEEVKNIIKEEMQGSGCLSGYRKMWHLLKIKYNMHVPRNMVAQILHDLDPEASSLRKKKKLKRRHYLSHGPNQCWHIDGYDKLKPFGFPIHAGVDGYSRKVLWVELERSNNLPEITARYYLECVKEHGFCPLQTRTDCGTENGIIAAMQCYFRSEDSAPHSGESAHIYGTSTGNQRVENWWSHYWKSSSSWWIQFFKDLLDSGRVDIANETHKECLWFCFHGILQQELDKMKLYWNTHHIRPSRHDTVGGVPDVLFQLPEESVAFDCSVPVSRDKILEMESKCAYEEEENVFQEYFHYVMEEEGLHYPSNHEEALRLFFQLVNVA